Proteins from a genomic interval of Corythoichthys intestinalis isolate RoL2023-P3 chromosome 3, ASM3026506v1, whole genome shotgun sequence:
- the gas1a gene encoding growth arrest-specific protein 1a has protein sequence MATLGALARTLRGSLGSLTWALLVVVCLSAASPSHGRRLICWQAIFNCQAEPECNYAYDHYMRACGPVLNGDRKKCPSHCISSLVQLNLTRNGPALEDCSCGHDPVCTRTKRAIEPCLPRTTSTGCTEARRQCERDLQCSSTMRDYLHHCGKLFSGAVCTNACRNVIANMRKIPKGQQLDTCMCDGTERAICEFVKSSMKSLCFDAPEREESSGFHENYEPGDDEDYPDYQELESGVSHPEIRWVFTLLLATILALNPLF, from the coding sequence aTGGCAACATTAGGCGCGCTGGCACGGACCCTCCGCGGCTCACTGGGCTCCTTAACGTGGGCGCTCCTGGTGGTAGTCTGCTTATCCGCCGCCTCGCCGTCCCACGGTCGGAGACTCATATGCTGGCAGGCCATCTTCAATTGCCAAGCGGAGCCCGAGTGCAATTACGCGTACGATCACTACATGCGCGCGTGCGGCCCGGTGCTTAACGGCGACCGCAAGAAGTGCCCCAGCCATTGCATCTCATCCCTGGTGCAGCTGAATTTAACTCGAAACGGGCCCGCGCTGGAGGACTGCAGCTGCGGCCACGACCCGGTGTGCACTCGGACCAAGCGGGCCATCGAGCCCTGCTTACCCCGGACTACCAGCACGGGCTGCACGGAGGCCCGGCGTCAGTGCGAGCGCGACTTGCAGTGCAGCTCCACCATGCGCGACTATTTGCACCACTGTGGGAAACTTTTCAGCGGCGCCGTGTGCACCAACGCGTGCCGCAACGTGATTGCAAATATGCGCAAAATCCCCAAGGGACAGCAGCTGGACACTTGCATGTGCGACGGCACCGAGAGGGCCATCTGCGAGTTTGTCAAAAGCAGCATGAAGAGCCTTTGCTTCGACGCGCCGGAGAGGGAGGAGAGCAGCGGCTTTCACGAGAACTACGAGCCGGGGGACGATGAGGACTACCCGGACTACCAGGAGTTGGAGAGTGGAGTCTCTCACCCGGAGATCCGCTGGGTTTTCACCCTGCTGCTGGCAACCATTTTGGCTCTTAATCCTCTCTTTTAA